TGTGCAGTATTATGTCTTTGAATTTTACCTGCAAAACGATAATTAGCCTATATaatttttctcatgaggtcttattatgacttcctatgtaaaggtcttagcTTGCCTTATTTCTGTGCGACGATATCGCAGGCAGCCTTTACACtgtagtgtatcgacccattgatctcgtcttacctttttcttgtattattacctcttcaggttttatcgcataaatatgacaagtcttaatactcccgtaattctcatgacatttacgtcttttgacacaattcagctccctaatggagggtgccatccTTATCTTCCTttctgattgccccttcaaggaatcttacctctaccgggttaaggttatggctcttcccatccggtaattcaacaaccagttaatttcgcagtctcgcatacactaccgatgaggtttatggttgtgagacTGCACCCTAGGTGGGGTATCTTCCGactgagtgcatcatagtcaggacttgttaagagtggaaaggtacgctccagactccCCGTGCACTATTGACTCAACCGGCTACCTTGgctccctgatcgagtttctgcactccttgagagagaCTTTCccaccttaggctctcaatctaagattattatcttagactgaaatttaaggtatctctcccggatgggcattttcgtttattctcaccccaaatctccacaactcaagttccagggtcggtattgctttcccttgagtcatgctttctaggtttctccgactatgacgtgcgatatgtcttatttttatatattCTTTTGCCTCTTGcctgtatgcgaactaggttgcacgccacattcggattcctagtctatctgataataaatatcatttttgtTGCCTTATATCAAGGTCTTATTTTTCTTTCAAGAAAAATTTCTTAATTCTTAATGAAATATGCGCATTCACTTATTATATTCGATATCACATCCTTGCTTAACTTTGTATTTGTGCGATTTATCTCGCAAGCTTCTATGGATAATACTTCTTTAAGTATAGCCTATTCCAAGGTCGATCTAGTTTACGACCTGTATCTCTTCCCTATGGATCCATTAAAGGATAAGCTCCATTTCCAACTACCCGTTTTATTATATAAGGTCCATCCCACTTCTTTTCTAACTTCCCATCTCCTCCTTTCTggtaaattggaatttcgcgtaacACTAATTCACCTGGCTGAAACTCTCTTATTTTAACTCGCTTGTTGTATTCTCGGTCTAGTCttctttgataattttccatatgttgtaaagcgatttctcttgtttcttctagatcatccagtTTTGTTAAAATGAGATCTGCGATTAGGTTCTTCTCCCAGGCTTCTTTCTTTGTGGTAGGAATAatgacttctgttggtaacactgcCTCTGCCCCATATGTCAAACAGAAAGGTGACATTCCTATTGCTTCCCTCCTTGTCGTTATGTAATCCCATGCTACATTATGCACTTGTTCGCACCACCCTTTATTATGCCCctctaacttcttcttcaaagttTCTGCGAtcattttgtttgttgcctctactTTTCCGCTGCTTTGTGGGTATAAAGGAATAGATTttccactttgaattttgaacgcattaagcaacatttctatattttcgccttcaaactgtttcccgtTATCAGATACCAGCTGTGCAGGAATGCCAAATCTgcatataatattttcaaaaatgaatgtgaataTGTCCTTGTCTCGAATATGTTGAACCGCCTTTACCTCTACTCACTTTGTGAAGTAATCTGTTGCGACGATTAAGTATCTATTTTGTCCTGTTCCTGGTACGAAAGGTCCAACAATGTCtattccccattttccaaagggccatacgTTTGTTGATGTATTTAACATTGCTCCGGGTGCATGTATTTTTGCCAtgacgctgacattcttcgcatcatCTTGAGACTTGTTTTGCGTCTTCATGCATGTACGACCAATAGTATCCTTGAATCTTTGCTCTGTATGCGAGTgaccttcctccactatgattgccagcatctccatagTGTAATGCCTTTAATATTTCCATGCCTTGTTTTCGCATAAGACATTTGAgcgaaggtccaagaaatgatcttctATAAATCACACCATCTCTTAATTCGTAATTTGTCGCACGACTTTTTAATTTATGTGCTTCTAACCTTTTTCTTGGTACTTCTCCCTTTTCTAAATACAAATGGATCTCAGTTCtccaatccttatcttcactcaCATTTTCCTCCTCTGTATCTTCTACTAGCATcacatttgtttgtttttcttcaccTTTTTCTATATATGTTAAaaaaagtgtttgtattttgaTGTCCCTTGCAACCGGATCTACTAACATGGATGGTATGAAGGCCAATGCATCTGCGAGTCTATTGTCCTTTCTGCATATATGTCTCcatcttatttttggaattcgcaCTGCTAACTCCATAACCAGCTTCCTGTATTTTTGTAAAGATAGTTCATTTGTACTATATGTACCTTCTATCTAACGAATTACCAATTGGGAATCACAAGTTATTCGCGTATCTTCTGTTTTCATTTCAATGGCTAGTTTTAGTGCACACACCACtacttcatattcagtttcattatttgtgtatgcgaattccaacctgaatgagtaagccattcgtgctcctgttggtgaaatgaatacaataccaatTTCATTCCCTTTTCCATTGGATGATCCATCGAataatatctcccatctatttggattTCGATCAGTTAATAAGTCTTTAGGATTCCCATGTTCTTCATCCACTTCCATCAtatcttctacatattcatcttcttctattggaaactctgcgagaaactctgcgataacttgaaattttggtgaagataaaatttcataaccAATTTCATAGTTTCCTAATTGTGTATTCCACCTTTCAACTctccctgatctttttgaattcttcattgtGGCTTCAATTGGCActcttgttaatacctttatcttatgagCTTGGAAATAAATGCGAAGCTTGAATGATGCATACACCAGTGCGAGaattaatttttcaatttttgaataatttttctctgCTGAGTTGTATGTTTTACTTATATAATATACTGGTTTTTATATTCCTTCATCCGAACGTAACAATgctgcacttaatgcatgcgatgtTGATACTAAATAGAGTAACAATTCCTCTCCTGGCTTCgccttttgcataatggataaattCACCAAGTAATTTTTCTATGCTTCGTAATGCTTTATCACATTCTTCCGTCCACTCAAATTTGGTTCCCTTATTTAATATGTTGAAAAAGTGTTTACACTTATCCGAAGAACGCGAGATAAACCTTCCCAACGGTGCTATCAACCCATTTAGTTTTTGAACATCTTTCACCGTTGCAAGGGGAGGCATATCTCTAACTTCCtgtactttttctggatcaacttctactccTTTTTTTGATACTATGTAACCCAAAAATTTTCCTGATGATACACCAAACACACATTTTTCTGGATTCACTTTAATATTGAATTGTCGCATATGTTCAAATATTTCTCGCAAATCGTCAACATGATCCTTCGTCTCTTTACTCTTAATTAGCATGTCATCTACATACacctctaatgttttatgtatccaattttcaaatactttctCCACTATTCTTTGATACGTCGCAcccgcattcttcaatccaaacggcatttttgtatagcagtataaacctcttggtacgaagaaagcagtatgttcttgatcttcttcagccaaGGGGATTTGATTATAGACTTTATACCCATCCAGCATCGAGACTCTGCCATTTCCGGATGCCGATTCTACCATTTGAGGGATATCTGGTAAAGGAAACCTGTCTTTAGGACACGCTTTATTTAAATCGGTGAAGCCTATGCAGATTCTTATCCCCTTATTCTTTTTTGGTACGActaccatgtttgctatccatttTGGATGTTTTGCTGgccttataattcctgcatccaGCATCTTCTGCAACTccgcttctatttgaggatgataaTCAATTGCAATTTTCCCTATTCTTTGTTTGAACGGCCTTACATTCTTATTAATGTCCAATTTATCGCATGCGACAGacggatctattcctggcatttctTCCATACTCCACGCGAAGATATCGTTATATTCTTGCAAGATATTTatgtttatttcttcttcttctttatccattttagttgcTATTCTTAATATCTTTGGCTTGTCTTCGGATCCAACGTTTATCTCTTTTGTTGGTTCAACTGTAGTAAAGTTTGCTtttggttctcccattggtgttggtcctTTAATTTCTTTAATCTGTTCACCTTCCTTCATTGGTACTTCACTTGGTATTACTTTTCCATCCTTCGCTCTGATCATATATGTCCGAAGCTCATCCTCTTTTTttagttctttttcttttctccatCGTTCTTTTCGATTTTTTGCTCTTCCTTCATAATTTCGTGCATATGTGCGATTGCAAATCTTCGCACTCATAAAATCTCCTTTAATTTCACCTATACCACTTGGAATTGGGAAtctgatgcattgatgcaatgTTGATACTACAGCCGTTATCGCATGCACCCATGGCCTTCCCAATAACATGTTGTACGATGATTCTATATCAATCACATATAGTGTTATCTTTGTTTCTATTTCTCCCAGTAATATTCGCATCACAATTTCCCCTTTTGGTTTTGTGACTGCTTTATTGAATCCATGTATATTATAAGTTGGACGTGTCATCTCTGCATCTTCGTATCCCATtgctttgaatgtgcgataaaataagATATCAACTCCGCTTCTTGTATCTATCAGCGTTCTATCGATCATCCATTCCTCTGATTTCTTTTTGATCGCAATATTTTTTCCTCGTTCAGCTGTAACTGTGATTACCAATGGATTTTATTTGGTTTAGATTTTCTTCTGGAATTTTATCTGCTGCAAATGTAATCTCCACTTTTTCCCATTCTTTTAATGGAGACTCCTTTTCTACCGTTTCCACCTTCTTTCCTTCGTGATTTCGCTTATGAATCCTTCCAGTTATTCCCGCTTGAAAATCCGCATCAGAGATTGATTCTTTGTTTATAGAGTTACACTGCATATCTCTACCTCTTCTTTGTATTGTTACGATTCTTACTTTTTCCATAGATTCTTTATTGTTCTTTCTTAGTTTTTCTTAAATCTTCAGATCTATCTTCtttttcaagattttgtaaactttctaacaggatttatcacccaaacctgtttctagcgccaaaaatgtagttgcaagtttcctcacaaccacacaccactataactataatcaatattaggtaatcatcattaaactcttcattgattatcaagacttaagtcggtttacaagatggatacaagtattacaacaatcttacttgttcctaaatttactttctctcttctaatttcttgtctaacactcacTAACTAGATCTCCCCACAAGTAATAACCTCTCCTCTttatataagatcttacatagtggatgactgctaagagatcctttattttcggaatctctatGTGATACACTCGCTCATGTACAATCACTCGCTCTCGCACAGACTAcacttcgcacagatcttcatactttactcgtgactttgctgacatcatccattATGTGATCTCAATCTTGCCGTGTGCGATCTTCCTCGTTTAAGTTATATAGTCTTCACTTCGCATACTTACTAACATGTGCGATATCTCACTCCTACAGAGACATCGAATTAATTATGGTGATACCTATGCAACATTCATAAGGACATATATGTCAAAAATAACCTAGAAATATGAACTCAAGACAAGCAAAAACTACTTGTCCACCTCTATAACTTAGACGGTGGGAGTAATATTTTTCATTTGTAAGCCATGGAACACTGGAGTTAAAATTTTATTGATGGAAAAATGAAAACAGTCTGGCCCAATTTCTCCAGAGTCCAGAGACACTGACTAGACCCTTGCCGCTCTCCTATCAGCATTAAGCACCAGATTGACCGAGCAGTTTGCGATAATAAGCTTAAACTTTTCACCTCAATGATTCTGGAGTCAGTTAGGTCTCTTGTTTGCTAATCTGATGACATTCCTTTCACACCAAATTATTGCAGAAGAAATTAGATCCCGCAAGAGATGAAAGCGTTGTAAATTAAGAGTTATTAGATTTGAAACATGATGTAGGTGATAATGGTAGTGCTGTTTGGTTTAGTCAAGACCTTGCAACTGAACAAAACGCTGAAGGGACCACAGATATTGAGCAATCAGGAGTTTTCACGGCAGATGGAATTCGTTACCGTAATACGGCAGTGATAATGACAACAGCAACTGGGGAGATGAAGATTTCTAAGGGACGGCAAGGTCCAGAAGCGCAGAATCATGTTAAGGTTTATGTTGCAAATTTGCGGGTAAGGAAGGAAGTTGGGGTGATTGTCCCAGCAGAACCATTTGTGAAAAATCCTCTGCGTGGGAGTGCAAATTCTGTTGGAGCTCGGGTGATTGTCCCAGCAGTGCAGTCTGGATGTACACCAATGTCTGAGGTTTTTAGACTTGTTGATAACTTCAAAGTCCATGACTGGAACCGTTACACTGCTTGAAGCTTGAAAGAGTTTGGAATTTAGGGAACTGTAGaacttatttttgtttatttagcATGCAGCTTCTTGAATTTCCTAGCAGTGCAAACAGTTTTTGAATGTAAAGCAAATGCTTTGGTGGTCCTCTAAAAACCATTTGTTTTAAGAAGCATGACCCATTTTGGATTCCTCTTGTTATTTGTCATGTTGCACAAAGATAGCATCTTTCTGTTGGTGATTTTGTAGCCAGAGAATAATAAAGTAACCATATCATCAAGATAAGAGACAGTATATACGAATTTATTGAGAGTACTGGAAGATAGTAGAGAAAGAGAGATGAGAAGGGTGTTATGTACATTTTCTTCATTTTGGTCTCTATTTATCATTCTTCTTTTGGTATGTTCTCTGGGATTTTGTAGTGGTCAAAACGAGAATGGGTTCAGCAGAAATGATTTCCCACCAAACTTTATCTTTGGTGCAGGAAGCTCAGCTTATCAGGTACCTTTCTTTTATTAACATATGACTTGTTAAAATACTTCATCAAATtgttgaaaatgaaaattaggatggttttaGGTTGAAGGAGCTGTAAATGAGGATGGAAGAACTCCTAGCATTTGGGATACATATTCTCATTCTGGTTAGTAAAACAGATCACTGTAACAATGTAATATACTCATGAAAATTTTATAACGAAGACAGTCAAAACATGAACAGTCTAAGCGGCCCAAATCCATGGATTTTACCCAAACCAATCCGTATTTTGACGGGTGGATATCCAATCCGTTCTCAGCGGATTGTACATGGTTAAAATTTTGAAAACGGTCACTTTTACGGGTTGGACGCGGATGTGACATCACCCATCCATTGGACACCTGACTCTAAAGATAAGGCTAGCATTGTAGATATATGAAAATTATTATAGAAAATTGGTAGATAATATATATAGTTTGGTATTGAGAAGTATCGAAGATCCTCGATGATACTCCAAAATTATCAATTTTGGATTGATCGGACGTCTTCAAATCACTATATATATACATTATAATTTTGGTTGTTCATAAATCATTTTATTACTCTTGTTATACTAATTACTTATATTTtattccctccgttccattttactttCTTTTGTGTTCCAAATTAGATGAGCGTTTAAACTTTTTTCCCAAATTCTCATTAATTTGTCCTTGCTTTGGAATCATACAATACCATTAATTTTCATTGAAATTAGTAAATGgataattaatataatttttaaatcCACTCCATAAAGGATAAATACTCTATCCCAAGTAAAATACAATAGGATTCACAATTTACACTAAATATAGAAACTAAAAACTAGGTGCTTTAAATTTTTAGAAAGCTATTAATATGGGTAGATTTGGAAAAAACTTACTCTCTATGttgtttcttaatctgcgtgaaaaactctacaacatcaagtaaaatggaactGAGGGAATAGTAATCTAAGTTTTAATTAAATTATACTTTAATTATTTATCCGTTttgctacaaaaaataaataaatcatttatCCGTTTTGGTTTATAATCTTTCTAGATTCACAAATCCATTCGTATCCAATCCACTCAACCGGGGGTGTAACATCTGACAAGTAACGAGTTGCACGTGGGTGAAAATCTCAAATCCATTTAGATGAATTGGACGCCGGTGATACCAAATTCGCATTGTTCATCCCTACTTTTTCTAGACTTCTAATTCGTTAACTGTTGTTTAGAAAATAAATAATGCAACAAGACATATAAAGCGTGTGTTGAacttttttctcatgatttttagCTTTAAAAAGAAACACAATTTTGAATTTCAGGAAAATTACCGAACAACAGCAATGCGGCCATAGCTGCTGATCAGTATCACAGATATAAGGTTTCTAATGTCTTCTTTTAGAAGTTGAAAGAGCTTAGCTTCTTAGTTTGGCCATACCAATGTAATTTTTCTTGTTCGTTGCAGGAAGATGTTAAACTCATGGCGGATACAGGTTTAGATGCTTACAGATTTTCCATCTCATGGCCAAGGCTTATACCAAGTATGTTCCTACTATCTAACTCGTTTGTGATTTTTGTACACATTCACAAAAAAGCTGAAATGTTTCCTTAGAAAGGTTATATACATCATTTCTTTAACTATGCTTATGCAGATGGAAGAGGACCCATGAATCCTAAGGGTGTGGAATACTATAACAACCTCATCAATGAACTTATCAGCCATGGTACCACCTTAGATCGTTTTGAATTCAGATGACAATACTTTAGTTCATGATTATTTAGGCATCGGTTACTTATGTTGGATTAGGAATTCAAGCGCATGTTACACTTTTTCATTATGATCTTCCTCAGACGCTCGAAGATGAGTATGGAGGATGGTTGAGCCGAAAGATTGTGTAGAACTCTACCCCCATCTTAATCTAATACACGTGTTCTAGTCCGTCTAACTTTATCTTATTGAGTATTCCACTGATACTTGAATAATGCTATTTTGGTGTAAAATTTCTCAGAAAGGACTTCACATCATATGCGGATGTGTGCTTTAACGAATTTGGTgatagagtttcgacatggacaACAATGAATGAGGCTAATGTGCTTGCTTTTGCTTCCTATGGCACGGGAGTTCTGCCGCCGCGGAGGTGCTCTTTTCCATTTGGGGTCCGTAATTGTGAAAGTGGTAACTCCACAACAGAGCCGTATATTGTCACCCATAACTGTTTGCTAGCTCATGCGTCAGCTGCAAGATTATATAAGAACAAATACCAGGTATGAATTAACTTCAGATGTCTTTATCGTATATcaattttcgttattattttgATATATATTAGTAGAgcagaataagaaaacaaaactGTAATTCATTGAGTTGTAAAGATATCTGTACAGGGCATTAAATACAGGACAAATAGTCACAAAGTAAAGCTTGACCAAACACTGACCACACATGTGACAAAAAGACAACTCATTAAAGCTGTAATAACAGAGACATTATAATATTACTACCCTCCCGCAAAATGAAGGGGTGTAAGAACCTTCAGTGTGGACTTAAGAAACTCAAACCTAGGTGTTGCAAGACCTTTAGTGAACATGTCAGCTTCTTGTTCAAGAGTAGAGAGGTAAATAACCTGCAAAGTCTTTGACTGAACTAGCTCTCTGACAAAATGAAAATCAAGAGCTAAATGTTTCATCCTGatatgaaacactggatttgaATCTAGAGCTATTGAACTTTTTTTGTCACAGGCAATAGTTGGATAAGTAGGTAAGAAGATATGTAA
This portion of the Papaver somniferum cultivar HN1 chromosome 11, ASM357369v1, whole genome shotgun sequence genome encodes:
- the LOC113323913 gene encoding beta-glucosidase 11-like, which produces MRRVLCTFSSFWSLFIILLLVCSLGFCSGQNENGFSRNDFPPNFIFGAGSSAYQVEGAVNEDGRTPSIWDTYSHSGKLPNNSNAAIAADQYHRYKEDVKLMADTGLDAYRFSISWPRLIPNGRGPMNPKGVEYYNNLINELISHGIQAHVTLFHYDLPQTLEDEYGGWLSRKIVKDFTSYADVCFNEFGDRVSTWTTMNEANVLAFASYGTGVLPPRRCSFPFGVRNCESGNSTTEPYIVTHNCLLAHASAARLYKNKYQVIQHGLIGFNLFGYGFSPVTNSVEDISATRRANDFYLGWFAGPFVFGDYPESMKRNVGSRLPSFTSYESKLVKGSCDFFGVNHYASMQVKDKPENL